A region of Anopheles merus strain MAF chromosome 2R, AmerM5.1, whole genome shotgun sequence DNA encodes the following proteins:
- the LOC121589965 gene encoding 4-hydroxybenzoate polyprenyltransferase, mitochondrial, translating into MIGRSVWRGGVGSSITFFHGWPWSRNPNAVRPMYPKRTICFPLSRNITLVPIRLSARPVAGRRFPYTTNLGYKLMLHPREVESIPNNISVLNVRSIASDNSDKTRTTRLERKEARTWQQQISPYARLMRIDRPIGSWLLFWPCGWSIALSAPAGCWPDPMMLGLFGVGAFVMRGAGCTINDLWDRDIDAKVERTRNRPLVSGEIAPFDAVVFLAGQLGVGLLVLLQLNWYSILLGASSLGLVIVYPLMKRVTYWPQLMLGATFNWGALLGWSATQGSVEWSACVPLYVAGVCWTIVYDTIYAHQDKVDDLIIGIKSTALRFGDKTKLWLSGFTAAMIGNLLTAGLVCDQTWPYYTSIGLIGAHLAHQIHSLNIHNPKDCATKFISNHQVGFLLFLGIVLGTLYKKNSEDRTKGSVTGSSSNPSGQLSATVTSARNIVV; encoded by the exons ATGATAGGAAGAAGCGTGTGGAGAGGAGGAGtaggcagcagcatcaccttCTTCCATGGCTGGCCGTGGAGCAGAAACCCAAATGCAGTGCGACCGATGTACCCGAAACGAACCATATGTTTCCCGCTTAGTCGAAATATAACGCTAGTTCCGATACGGCTATCGGCAAGGCCAGTTGCGGGGAGAAGATTTCCATACACAACCAATCTTGGTTATAAACTTATGCTGCATCCACGCGAAGTGGAATCGATACCAAATAACATCAGCGTGCTCAATGTTCGGAGCATTGCAAGTGATAATAGCGATAAAACGCGGACTACACGGTTGGAGCGAAAAGAAGCGCGAACATGGCAGCAACAAATCTCGCCTTACGCGAGGTTAATGCGTATCGATAGGCCCATCGGTTCGTGGTTACTCTTTTGGCCATGTGGTTGGAGTATTGCGCTTAGTGCTCCGGCAGGATGTTGGCCGGACCCGATGATGCTTGGCCTATTCGGCGTTGGAGCTTTCGTGATGCGTGGTGCAGGCTGCACGATAAACGATCTATGGGACCGTGACATAGATGCAAAGGTCGAACGTACACGAAACCGACCGCTCGTATCGGGAGAGATCGCCCCATTCGATGCGGTCGTGTTCCTGGCGGGCCAGCTGGGGGTAGGATTGTTGGTGCTGCTCCAGTTAAATTGGTACTCTATCCTTTTAGGCGCTAGCTCCCTGGGCCTAGTCATAGTTTATCCTTTGATGAAGCGTGTCACCTATTGGCCGCAATTGATGCTTGGAGCTACCTTCAATTGGGGTGCCTTGCTTGGCTGGAGCGCAACGCAAGGTTCGGTTGAGTGGTCCGCGTGTGTGCCACTTTACGTTGCCGGAGTATGCTGGACAATCGTGTACGATACAATATACGCCCATCAGGACAAGGTGGATGATTTGATAATAGGAATCAAATCAACAGCGCTACGATTTGGAGATAAAACGAAACTGTGGCTTAGCGGTTTTACGGCAGCCATGATTGGAAACCTGCTAACCGCTGGACTGGTGTGTGATCAAACATGGCCATATTATACCTCGATTGGACTCATTGGAGCCCACTTAGCTCACCAG ATTCACTCTCTAAATATTCACAATCCCAAGGATTGCGCCACCAAATTCATTTCGAACCATCAAGTTGGATTCCTACTGTTCCTTGGAATCGTCCTAGGAACGCTGTACAAAAAGAATAGCGAAGACCGAACAAAGGGCTCGGTGACCGGTAGCAGTAGCAATCCCAGTGGTCAGTTGAGTGCCACTGTTACCAGCGCAAGAAATATCGTCGTATAA
- the LOC121589049 gene encoding guanine nucleotide-binding protein-like 3 homolog, translating into MALKAMKCRKSKRQKASLRYKVIKKIAENKRKKAKEAKKLPKLKSKKQKLIQVPNICPFKKEVLEEVEEFKQKQEELRQKERERQKAQRQEELRSKTLQSMVADAEKRQDQFSPEAAEEDEYANVMSGGKENSLKAYFKEFKKVVDAADVVLEVVDARDPLGTRCAEVAKIVREAPGQKRLVLILNKADLVPRDNLERWMKYLRRSGPVIPFKATTQSQKSNIGHKKFKAAKTLECSPCIGADLLKELLANYCRNDNIRTSIRVGVVGLPNVGKSSLVNSLKRKRACMVGARPGVTRQMQEVQIDSHVKLLDSPGIVFQRPKDQDQNKYFALKNAQRVTEIQDPFPLANDILKRGTMMYFCKLYDISEFHSTDEFLAKKAVRMGALAKKGVPDVKKAARCLIEDWNNGKIKYCTQPPEDNADEVHLDAQLVSPSDDVPGLDLDQQLDALVQQLGSQYEASFDVKDAEGMKVSIKKEDILTMEVDTGGPVHMRLAKSDQLSQLTNEGTIIERDDAMDGKTDDGRSRKRKVNDYAEEEKRFRKDPMFLLEGNQTANRNLKQEMKKRKKLQNKQASSPDKVKEEKEAYDFDDDYGMED; encoded by the exons ATGGCACTGAAAGCGATGAAAT GTCGTAAATCGAAGCGACAGAAAGCATCCTTGCGGTACAAGGTAATCAAGAAGATTGCCGAGAACAAACGCAAGAAGGCGAAGGAAGCGAAGAAGTTGCCGAAATTGAAGAGCAAAAAGCAGAAACTAATCCAAGTGCCCAACATATGTCCTTTCAAAAAGGAAGTGCTTGAGGAGGTGGAAGAGTTCAAGCAAAAGCAGGAGGAATTGCGTCAGAAGGAGCGGGAGCGGCAGAAGGCACAGCGTCAAGAAGAGTTACGCTCCAAGACGCTTCAATCGATGGTGGCTGATGCGGAGAAACGCCAGGATCAATTCAGTCCTGAAGCGGCCGAGGAAGATGAATATGCAAACGTAATGAGCGGAGGCAAGGAAAACTCCCTGAAAGCATACTTCAAGGAGTTTAAGAAGGTTGTTGATGCCGCAGATGTCGTGCTGGAAGTGGTTGATGCTCGCGATCCGCTCGGTACACGGTGCGCCGAGGTGGCAAAGATTGTTCGTGAAGCACCGGGACAGAAGCGGTTGGTGTTGATCCTCAACAAGGCGGACCTGGTGCCACGCGATAATTTGGAAAGGTGGATGAAATATTTGCGTCGCTCTGGCCCCGTCATACCCTTCAAGGCGACAACGCAGTCGCAAAAATCCAACATTGGCCACAAAAAGTTTAAAGCCGCCAAAACTTTAGAATGCTCTCCCTGTATTGGAGCGGATTTACTGAAGGAACTGTTGGCAAATTATTGCCGTAATGATAACATTCGCACTTCTATCCGTGTCGGTGTGGTTGGTCTTCCGAATGTGGGTAAAAGTTCGCTGGTCAACTCGCTGAAGCGCAAACGTGCCTGCATGGTTGGTGCTAGACCGGGCGTCACAAGGCAGATGCAGGAAGTGCAGATTGATTCGCATGTGAAGCTACTCGATAGCCCGGGCATCGTATTTCAGCGTCCGAAGGACCAAGACCAGAACAAATATTTTGCACTGAAGAACGCACAAAGAGTGACCGAAATTCAGGACCCATTCCCGCTGGCCAACGACATTCTCAAGCGTGGAACGATGATGTATTTCTGCAAGCTGTATGACATCAGCGAGTTTCATTCGACGGACGAATTTCTGGCAAAGAAAGCGGTACGCATGGGTGCGTTGGCGAAGAAGGGTGTACCCGACGTAAAAAAGGCAGCCAGGTGCCTGATTGAGGATTGGAATAACGGCAAAATCAAATATTGCACACAACCTCCGGAGGATAATGCGGATGAAGTGCATCTTGACGCGCAGCTCGTATCACCTTCGGACGATGTGCCCGGGTTGGATCTTGATCAACAGCTCGATGCTTTAGTGCAGCAACTCGGCAGTCAGTATGAGGCCAGTTTCGATGTGAAGGACGCGGAAGGTATGAAAGTGTCTATTAAAAAGGAGGACATTCTCACGATGGAAGTTGACACTGGCGGCCCAGTGCACATGCGGTTGGCAAAGAGCGATCAGCTATCGCAGCTAACAAATGAAGGCACGATTATTGAGCGAGACGATGCCATGGATGGCAAAACTGACGATGGGAGATCCCGCAAACGAAAGGTGAATGATTACgctgaagaagagaaacgcTTCCGCAAAGACCCAATGTTCTTGCTGGAGGGCAATCAAACGGCCAATCGAAATTTGAaacaagaaatgaaaaaacgtaaaaaactacaaaacaaGCAGGCCAGCTCTCCCGATAAAGTAAAGGAAGAGAAGGAAGCCTACGATTTCGATGATGATTATGGTATGGAAGACTAA
- the LOC121589050 gene encoding uncharacterized protein LOC121589050 — MAASQLVEKLKFGEKYILANIVVLPLDKAPAGRVALKSDATLPAPRFPKPYNKECEFAARNKFLTGDVWESFVYRKLYDLLQNNLAEHGSEICPPNALNKEHLLNCVERPYLQMKYSFRDTTYRNDLNMFFEERAGNLHDCCIYVEISDIGRTLCDKVVDRDRTILRLLKEINELKRGITNIKLNAKTPAGSSKSLPAQIEEYHPEPVKKRIRSADEEYVPENGASSGVKRMYKPSRIVDGHKPNSASEPDPYTPETTDTQVKVSYTPTSSPQNKVEFHNTPSSRAIKVDKSVFGPDDTEEYDPANPKPSPGKQTKTDSEKDMFSESDHQHSPNGHEATGPKPNRTSAYTAKREVLPRSSKQSVRDLDNESSEDIERRKAKTTDKANVPTKGEDNKKALLKPKKGINRKMVPKKAVGEAE, encoded by the exons ATGGCAGCCTCGCAATTAGTTGAAAAGTTAAAG TTTGGTGAAAAGTACATTTTGGCAAACATCGTAGTACTGCCATTAGACAAAGCACCGGCAGGCAGGGTTGCGCTGAAATCCGATGCCACATTACCGGCTCCTCGATTTCCCAAACCATATAACAAAGAATGTGAATTTGCGGCCCGAAACAAATTCCTCACGGGCGATGTATGGGAGTCGTTTGTCTACCGAAAGCTGTACGATTTGTTACAGAATAATTTGGCGGAACATGGTTCTGAAATCTGTCCACCTAATGCGCTTAACAAGGAGCATCTTTTGAACTGTGTAGAACGTCCATACCTGCAGATGAAATACTCATTTCGGGATACAACCTACCGCAACGATTTAAACATGTTCTTCGAAGAGAGGGCCGGAAATTTGCACGATTGCTGTATCTACGTTGAGATCAGTGATATAGGGCGTACTCTATGTGACAAGGTTGTGGATCGTGATAGGACTATACTTCGCTTGCTAAAAGAAATTAATGAGCTAAAGCGAGGGATCACTAACATCAAATTAAATGCGAAGACGCCCgctggcagcagcaaaagTTTGCCTGCTCAAATAGAAGAGTATCATCCGGAGCCGGTTAAAAAGAGAATCAGAAGCGCCGACGAAGAGTACGTTCCTGAGAATGGTGCATCATCAGGTGTTAAGCGAATGTATAAACCGTCAAGAATAGTCGATGGTCATAAACCAAATAGTGCATCAGAACCCGATCCCTACACACCGGAAACGACCGACACGCAGGTGAAGGTGTCCTACACGCCAACATCAAGCCCTCAGAACAAAGTGGAGTTCCACAATACCCCATCTTCCAGAGCAATAAAAGTGGATAAAAGCGTGTTCGGACCGGACGACACCGAAGAGTATGATCCGGCAAATCCAAAACCTTCTCCCGGAAAGCAAACGAAGACCGATAGCGAGAAGGACATGTTCTCCGAAAGCGATCATCAACACTCACCAAATGGTCACGAAGCGACAGGTCCTAAGCCTAATCGCACCTCGGCGTATACTGCGAAACGGGAAGTTTTACCacgaagcagcaaacaaaGTGTACGCGATTTGGATAATGAAAGCTCGGAAGACATTGAAAGACGTAAAGCGAAGACGACGGACAAAGCAAATGTACCTACTAAGGGAGaggacaacaaaaaagcacttttaaaaccaaaaaaaggcaTTAACCGAAAAATGGTCCCGAAAAAGGCAGTTGGGGAGGCAGAGTAA
- the LOC121590130 gene encoding aprataxin and PNK-like factor isoform X1 codes for MMKKLVIIDTIKHTQKAVPESGQEIGRGKFLECDDKRVSRTHGRIASELKGSKLLLRLESLHINPIFCRKKDGATDYTLKKEESILLEIGDKFKLIVDGVWFEVGEDTSETDTHPTGMPIEAENLTSTLEDATPSKRKHDAEESEDQSKRLRIECADNNSEPSTSTHPLPANHTTDAEGMMVPDSSSAETVTTTPVEIKPDPDALPSGCNSSQVQIKPDPDAEASNGGPMANDGCLPTGSSFPPVSIKPDPDGLVAKAALPATASPVVANPGVLRASCDFGIRCYRAGQDHRTLYAHPGDLDYRRPNFPPPPPGSPLCPFGARCYRRNPQHFREFDHPDPNADLLRRPLRLAGPRLQQADDNMSDDDEYPYESDPDFDDSSSDEYIPGHMYDESDDGDSAEDDNDSGLDC; via the exons ATGATGAAAAAGTTGGTAATCATCGATACTATAAAGCACACGCAAAAAGCTGTCCCCGAGAGTGGTCAGGAAATTGGTCGCGGGAAGTTTCTAGAG TGCGATGATAAACGAGTGTCCCGGACGCATGGCCGCATCGCATCAGAATTGAAAGGTAGCAAGCTATTGCTACGCCTCGAGTCACTACACATCAATCCAATATTTTGCCGGAAAAAGGACGGGGCCACTGATTATACGTtgaagaaggaagaaagcaTTCTGCTAGAAATAGGCGACAAGTTTAAACTTATTGTGGACGGCGTGTGGTTTGAGGTAGGCGAAGATACATCTGAAACCGATACACACCCCACAGGAATGCCGATTGAAGCTGAAAATCTAACTTCCACTTTGGAGGATGCTACGCCATCCAAACGCAAACACGATGCAGAAGAATCTGAAGATCAATCAAAAAGGCTACGGATAGAATGTGCAGATAATAACTCCGAACCATCGACTTCAACCCATCCGCTCCCGGCAAACCATACTACCGATGCTGAAGGAATGATGGTTCCCGACAGCAGCTCGGCAGAAACCGTAACAACCACACCCGTTGAGATTAAACCGGATCCCGATGCGTTACCATCAGGTTGCAACAGTTCGCAAGTTCAGATCAAACCCGACCCAGATGCGGAGGCAAGCAACGGAGGCCCAATGGCTAATGATGGTTGTTTGCCGACAGGCAGTAGTTTTCCCCCAGTATCGATTAAACCTGACCCAGACGGATTGGTAGCGAAAGCGGCACTGCCTGCCACCGCCTCCCCAGTAGTTGCTAACCCCGGTGTATTACGCGCATCCTGTGATTTCGGAATACGATGCTACCGGGCAGGTCAAGATCATCGGACACTCTACGCTCATCCGGGCGATTTGGATTACAGAAGACCGAACTTTcctccacctcctccgggATCACCGCTGTGTCCGTTTGGTGCACGATGTTACAGACGAAATCCGCAGCATTTCCGCGAATTTGATCATCCAGACCCGA ATGCGGATTTGTTGCGCAGGCCTTTGCGCCTCGCTGGACCAAGACTGCAGCAAGCTGATGACAATATGTCTGATGACGATGAATATCCGTACGAATCTGATCCCGATTTTGATGATAGCTCGTCAGACGAGTATATTCCCGGACATATGTATGATGAGAGTGACGATGGTGACAGTGCAGAGGACGATAATGATAGCGGCCTAGATTGTTAA
- the LOC121590130 gene encoding aprataxin and PNK-like factor isoform X2, whose translation MMKKLVIIDTIKHTQKAVPESGQEIGRGKFLECDDKRVSRTHGRIASELKGSKLLLRLESLHINPIFCRKKDGATDYTLKKEESILLEIGDKFKLIVDGVWFEVGEDTSETDTHPTGMPIEAENLTSTLEDATPSKRKHDAEESEDQSKRLRIECADNNSEPSTSTHPLPANHTTDAEGMMVPDSSSAETVTTTPVEIKPDPDALPSGCNSSQVQIKPDPDAEASNGGPMANDGCLPTGSSFPPVSIKPDPDGLVAKAALPATASPVVANPGVLRASCDFGIRCYRAGQDHRTLYAHPGDLDYRRPNFPPPPPGSPLCPFGARCYRRNPQHFREFDHPDPNLYF comes from the exons ATGATGAAAAAGTTGGTAATCATCGATACTATAAAGCACACGCAAAAAGCTGTCCCCGAGAGTGGTCAGGAAATTGGTCGCGGGAAGTTTCTAGAG TGCGATGATAAACGAGTGTCCCGGACGCATGGCCGCATCGCATCAGAATTGAAAGGTAGCAAGCTATTGCTACGCCTCGAGTCACTACACATCAATCCAATATTTTGCCGGAAAAAGGACGGGGCCACTGATTATACGTtgaagaaggaagaaagcaTTCTGCTAGAAATAGGCGACAAGTTTAAACTTATTGTGGACGGCGTGTGGTTTGAGGTAGGCGAAGATACATCTGAAACCGATACACACCCCACAGGAATGCCGATTGAAGCTGAAAATCTAACTTCCACTTTGGAGGATGCTACGCCATCCAAACGCAAACACGATGCAGAAGAATCTGAAGATCAATCAAAAAGGCTACGGATAGAATGTGCAGATAATAACTCCGAACCATCGACTTCAACCCATCCGCTCCCGGCAAACCATACTACCGATGCTGAAGGAATGATGGTTCCCGACAGCAGCTCGGCAGAAACCGTAACAACCACACCCGTTGAGATTAAACCGGATCCCGATGCGTTACCATCAGGTTGCAACAGTTCGCAAGTTCAGATCAAACCCGACCCAGATGCGGAGGCAAGCAACGGAGGCCCAATGGCTAATGATGGTTGTTTGCCGACAGGCAGTAGTTTTCCCCCAGTATCGATTAAACCTGACCCAGACGGATTGGTAGCGAAAGCGGCACTGCCTGCCACCGCCTCCCCAGTAGTTGCTAACCCCGGTGTATTACGCGCATCCTGTGATTTCGGAATACGATGCTACCGGGCAGGTCAAGATCATCGGACACTCTACGCTCATCCGGGCGATTTGGATTACAGAAGACCGAACTTTcctccacctcctccgggATCACCGCTGTGTCCGTTTGGTGCACGATGTTACAGACGAAATCCGCAGCATTTCCGCGAATTTGATCATCCAGACCCGA ATTTGTACTTTTAG